The genomic interval TTAGGCGGCACATACCCCGAGCTAGAAAGATATTCAACGTACTGAATAAACGGTAGGTCGACTGCAGCACCTTGGGCCACTGCTATATTCATAAGCAACTTTCTGCAAATGAGCACTGCGGCCGTATAGCAGCTTGCACTGCAACAGTCTCGCGATTCTTTGTACAAGGCTTTAACATCGGGAGGGAGATGCATTACTTCTTCACCGGGGCTGACTCCCGGAACTTGTCCGCCGTTCTGGAACAGCGTCGGAGACTCGCAGTTAGGACAAATGCAAATGTGTCTTCCAGCCGCACTGCTGGGGTAGCCAGTGACCGAAGCTACGATGCTTCCGCACCAGCCACATTTGAATCTAACTGAATTGATGCGCTGCGTATTTCCCCAAGACATACTTCCCCCTTGATTTTGGCTCTAATGTGATATGTACACCAAGTGGCATATACCCTTGGATGGCGAGGCTGGTGTTTCGTTTGCAAATCAACCGGTTGGGTCGGTACGCCTGATTGTCCAGCATCGCTGCCTCACAACGCCACGCCTGATCACCCAAACACAATCACCCCCCGCGCATTGCGCCCGGCTTCCAGGTCTGCGAACGCCTGGCCGGCCTCGTCGATGGTGTAGGTGCGGGTCACCATGTGGTCGAGGTCGAGTTTGCCGGCCTTGTAGAGGTCGAGCAACATCGGGAAGTCGACCTTGAAGTTGGCGCTGCCGTACATGGAGCCTTTCACGGTCTTGGCGGTGAACGGCAGGATCAGGGCGTTGAAGGAGTAGCGGTCGTCCTTGCTGCCGACGCCGACCACCACGGTCATGCCGCCGCGGCGGGTGGCCTTGAAGGCGGTTTCGACCAGTTTGCCGATGCCGACCACCTCGAAGGCGTAGTCGGCGCCGATGCCGCCGGTCAGGCCCATGATTTCCTTGACCGGGTCGCTGCCCGGTTCCACGGTGTGCGTGGCGCCAAAGCCCTTGGCCATTTCCAGCTTTTCGCGCGACAGATCGACCGCAATCACCATGCGCGCGCCGGCGATGCGCGCGCCCTGAATCACCGACAGACCCACGCCGCCGCAGCCGAACACGGCCACGGTGCTGCCGGGCTGCACCTGCGCAGTGTTGATGACGGCGCCGACGCCGGTGGTGACGCCGCAGCCGACCAGCGCGGCGGCCCGGAACGGCACGCTCTTGTCCACGGACACGACGCAGGCTTCCGGCACCACGGCGTACTCGGCCATGTTGCCCAGGAAGGACATGGTGTAGAAGCGCTTGCCGTCCTGGTGGATGCGGCTGGTGCCGTCGAACAGGGTGCCGTCGGGCGGGCTGACGGTGCACAGGAACGGCTGGTCGTGCAGGCAGTGGAAGCACTCGCCGCAGCGCGGCACGAAGGACATCACCACGTGATCGCCGGGCTTGACGGTGCGCACGCCCTCGCCGATTTGCTCGACGATGCCGGCGCCCTCGTGGCCGATGACGGCCGGGAACGGCTGCGGGATGGTGCCGTTGATGATGGAAATGTCCGAGTGGCACACCCCGCAGGCCTTGATGCGCACCAGCACCTCGCCGGTCTTGGGCGGGTCCAGGTTCACGGTCTCGACGGCGTACTGGTTATGGTCGCGCACGACGACGGCTTTCATCGACAGCATGGCTTGGCTCCTCCACTTACGCCGCGGCCGGATGCCGGCGGCTGTTGGCGGCATTGTCGGCGGCGCCGCACAGCCGGTCCAGCGGCGCGACCGAACGATCGTTACGGCGCTGGCATCATGCCGAAAAAGGCTGCGACAGGTACGCCCGGACTCGCAGGTATGAGGCGAGATTGCCCGGACGGCGACCTGAACCTCACCGGCGACGCCGTGCCCTGCGCATTGCAAGCGGCTCTTCGCTGAATCACTCGGACGCGCCCCGCGCCGTCGCCCGCAGAGCCTCCGCGGTGGCCTGTTAGAATGCCGCAAACCCAATAGCGGAGCGCCTTTTCAATGCAATTCGAGCTCACCCGTCTGCCCGTCACCGATCAGCCGGGCGGCTGCGTGGTGGCCGGCGTGTTCGCCTCGCGCGCCCTGACGCCGTCGGCCAAGCTGCTCGACAAGGCCACCGATGGCGCCATCAGCGCGGCGGTCAAGGCCGGTGACATCGGCGGCAAGCCGGGCGATACGCTGCTGCTGCGCGGCCTTTCCGGTATCAAGGCCGAACGCGTGCTGCTGGTCGGCTGCGGCAAGGCCGGCGAGCTGAACGAAGGCGCCTACCAGCGCATCGTCGCCGCGGCGGCCGCAGCCGTGGGCCGGCTGCACTGCGCCGATGCGGCTCTTTACCTTGCGGAACTTGCCGTCGCCGGACACGACGAGGCCTGGCGCGTGCGCACGGCCGTCGCCGCCGCCGATCACGCGCTGTACCGCTTCACCGAGTACAAGCGCGAACCGGGCAAGCAGCACCTGAAGACACTCGCCATCGGCTGCGGCGCGCGCCAGGCCAAGACCCTCGACGCGGCGCTGCGTCAGGGCCAGGCCATCGCCGCCGGCGTAACGCTTGCGCGCAATCTGGGCAACCAGCCGGCCAATGTGTGCACGCCGAGCTATCTGGCCGAGCAGGCGCAGGCCCTGGCCAAGGCGCACGACCTGCATATCGAAGTGCTCGAAGAGGCGCAGATGCGCGAGCTGGGCATGGGCGCCCTGCTGGCGGTGGCGCAGGGCAGTCGCCAGCCGCCCAAGCTGATCGTGCTCAAGCACCTGCGCGGCAAGTCCAAGGCGGCGCCGCTGGTGCTGGTCGGCAAGGGCGTGACCTTCGATTCGGGCGGCATCTCCATCAAGCCCGGCGCCGGCATGGACGAGATGAAATTCGACATGTGCGGCGCCGCCTCGGTGCTGGGCACGCTCAAGGCCGCGGCGCTGCTGGAGCTGCCGGTGAACCTGATCGGCGTGATCCCAGCCAGCGAGAACCTGCCCGACGGCCAGGCCGTCAAGCCGGGCGACATCGTCAAAACCATGGCCGGCAAGACGGTCGAGATTCTGAACACCGACGCCGAAGGCCGCCTGCTGCTGTGCGATGCGCTGACCTACGTGGAGCGCTTCAAGCCGGACGCCGTCATCGACATCGCCACGCTCACCGGCGCCTGCGTGGTCGCGCTCGGCAACCACGCCCACGGCCTGCTGGGCAACGATCAGAAGCTGATCGACGCGCTGCTCGCCGCCGGCCGTACGGCGCACGACCGCGCCTGGCAGTTGCCGCTGTGGGATGACTACAAGGAGCAGCTCAAAAGCCCGTTCGCCGACCTGCCGAACGTGGCCGGGCGCGAGGCCGGCACCATCACCGCCGCGGCCTTCCTGGCGGCCTTCACGGAAAAACTGCGCTGGGCGCACCTGGACATTGCCGGCACCGCCTGGAAGTCCGGCAAGGACAAGAACTCCACCGGCCGCCCGGTGGGCCTGCTGGTGCAGTACCTGCTGGATCGCGTCGCCGGCTGATGGCGGAGGTCGATTTCTACGTGCTGGAGGGCGATCCGCCGCCCGACCCGCAGCAGTTCGTCTGCCGCCTGCTGGACACGGTCCACCGGCGCGGCGGCGAGGTGCATGTGCACGTCGCGGACGAGGCGGCCGCCCACGCGCTCGACGCCCGGCTGTGGAGTTTCAGCGCCGGTTCCTTCGTGCCGCACCGCCTGGTGGGCACGCCGGGCCGGGCGCCGGTGTGGATCGGCTGGCAGCCGCCGGCGCAGCCGGGCGAGGTACTGCTGAACCTGGCCGACGAGGTGCCGCATTTCTTCAGCGGCTTTCGGCGCGTGCTGGAGCTGGTGCCGGCCGATCCGCCGGGCCGCGACCGTGCCCGGGCACGTTACCGTTTTTACCGCGAGCGCGGCTACCCGCTGCGTAAACACACGCTCGGAGGTGGCGCATGAACGGCGAAATCCGCGACCCGGAACTGCCGGACGACGACGACATCCCGACCCTGACCGATATCGTCGTGCCCGGTCGCCTGCGTGCCGATCCGTCGGCCGGCGAGGGGGCAGGGCAGGCAACGCCCGAGTTCGTGTTCGACATCGACTTCACGCCCAAGCCCACGCCTGGCGAGCAGGTCTACGACTTTCGTGCCCCGCCACCGCCAACCGAGCCGGTGCCGGATGCGCCCGCCGTCGCGGCGCCGCCGCTGCAGGAGGACGAGCTGCCGCTGCCCTGGGTTGACGGGAGCGCGCCCGAACAGGTCGAGACAGAAAGCACCTCGCCGCCGCCGCCAGCCGACGCAACCCAGCCGCTGAGCCCCCCGCCCGTGGCCGCGGTCGAGCCGCCCGACCCGGACGCACAGGCCCTGCTGCGCGCGCTGCTGGCCGAAATCGGCAATGGCCTGGAGCAACGCCTGGCGCACGAGCTGGCCCTGACCGAACAGCGCCTGCGTGCCGCCGTGCGCGAGGAGCTCGATACCCGCCTGTGCGAACTGCTGGCCGGCACCCCACCCACCGCCTGATCCCGCGCCGCTGCCGGCGCCGCCCCATGGACAA from Immundisolibacter sp. carries:
- a CDS encoding leucyl aminopeptidase, with protein sequence MQFELTRLPVTDQPGGCVVAGVFASRALTPSAKLLDKATDGAISAAVKAGDIGGKPGDTLLLRGLSGIKAERVLLVGCGKAGELNEGAYQRIVAAAAAAVGRLHCADAALYLAELAVAGHDEAWRVRTAVAAADHALYRFTEYKREPGKQHLKTLAIGCGARQAKTLDAALRQGQAIAAGVTLARNLGNQPANVCTPSYLAEQAQALAKAHDLHIEVLEEAQMRELGMGALLAVAQGSRQPPKLIVLKHLRGKSKAAPLVLVGKGVTFDSGGISIKPGAGMDEMKFDMCGAASVLGTLKAAALLELPVNLIGVIPASENLPDGQAVKPGDIVKTMAGKTVEILNTDAEGRLLLCDALTYVERFKPDAVIDIATLTGACVVALGNHAHGLLGNDQKLIDALLAAGRTAHDRAWQLPLWDDYKEQLKSPFADLPNVAGREAGTITAAAFLAAFTEKLRWAHLDIAGTAWKSGKDKNSTGRPVGLLVQYLLDRVAG
- a CDS encoding DNA polymerase III subunit chi, which codes for MAEVDFYVLEGDPPPDPQQFVCRLLDTVHRRGGEVHVHVADEAAAHALDARLWSFSAGSFVPHRLVGTPGRAPVWIGWQPPAQPGEVLLNLADEVPHFFSGFRRVLELVPADPPGRDRARARYRFYRERGYPLRKHTLGGGA
- a CDS encoding Zn-dependent alcohol dehydrogenase → MLSMKAVVVRDHNQYAVETVNLDPPKTGEVLVRIKACGVCHSDISIINGTIPQPFPAVIGHEGAGIVEQIGEGVRTVKPGDHVVMSFVPRCGECFHCLHDQPFLCTVSPPDGTLFDGTSRIHQDGKRFYTMSFLGNMAEYAVVPEACVVSVDKSVPFRAAALVGCGVTTGVGAVINTAQVQPGSTVAVFGCGGVGLSVIQGARIAGARMVIAVDLSREKLEMAKGFGATHTVEPGSDPVKEIMGLTGGIGADYAFEVVGIGKLVETAFKATRRGGMTVVVGVGSKDDRYSFNALILPFTAKTVKGSMYGSANFKVDFPMLLDLYKAGKLDLDHMVTRTYTIDEAGQAFADLEAGRNARGVIVFG
- a CDS encoding DUF4145 domain-containing protein → MSWGNTQRINSVRFKCGWCGSIVASVTGYPSSAAGRHICICPNCESPTLFQNGGQVPGVSPGEEVMHLPPDVKALYKESRDCCSASCYTAAVLICRKLLMNIAVAQGAAVDLPFIQYVEYLSSSGYVPPNGKGWVDHIRKKGNEATHEIALMTQVDATELLAFAEMLLKFVYEFPSRVPNVGP